A single window of Halobacterium jilantaiense DNA harbors:
- the cofH gene encoding 7,8-didemethyl-8-hydroxy-5-deazariboflavin synthase subunit CofH, giving the protein MTDAGDLEFDVVSETDQSFENALAKARDGERLTVDDGIELITTGTDSEGIDPRRKELVLEAADRRRAEVVGDEVTFVANLNNNVTTACNTGCLFCNFKDTAHRFETENDEAHAGFTKTPEESKATVADAVERGVSEVTSVSGLHPAFGLNEAHREALDPDDPDHNYKPPEVYDTDPTTYTEQIAAMSEAGAHVHSITPEEAHHAQRGVDWGYDEVYETLADAGLDTVPGTAAEILVDEVRDVICPGKMVTDEWVAAMEAAADAGLPMTATIMYGHVENAAHRIQHLDVVRDLQDRTDNITEFVPLSFVHEQTPLYERGVVDSGASDAEDELMVAVSRLFLDNVDHIQSSWVKFGDAKGLKLLNCGADDFMGTILSEEITKRAGGQHGEFRSVADYAEMISAIGRTPVERSTDYTERRVLDPDADTLGPRIGPEADGTPLVPERDADAASDAASADD; this is encoded by the coding sequence ATGACCGACGCCGGCGACCTCGAGTTCGACGTGGTCTCCGAGACCGACCAGTCGTTCGAGAACGCGCTGGCGAAGGCCCGAGACGGCGAGCGCCTCACCGTCGACGACGGCATCGAACTCATCACGACCGGCACCGACAGCGAGGGCATCGACCCCCGCCGGAAGGAACTCGTCCTGGAGGCCGCCGACCGCCGCCGCGCCGAGGTCGTCGGCGACGAGGTGACGTTCGTCGCGAACCTCAACAACAACGTCACCACGGCCTGCAACACGGGCTGTCTGTTCTGTAACTTCAAGGACACCGCCCACCGCTTCGAGACCGAGAACGACGAGGCCCACGCCGGCTTCACCAAGACCCCGGAGGAGTCGAAAGCCACGGTCGCGGACGCGGTCGAACGCGGCGTCTCCGAGGTCACCTCTGTCTCCGGCCTCCACCCCGCGTTCGGCCTGAACGAGGCCCACCGCGAGGCCCTCGACCCCGACGATCCCGACCACAACTACAAGCCGCCGGAAGTGTACGACACGGACCCGACGACGTACACCGAGCAGATCGCGGCGATGAGCGAGGCGGGCGCACACGTCCACTCGATAACGCCGGAGGAAGCCCACCACGCCCAGCGCGGGGTGGACTGGGGCTACGACGAGGTCTACGAGACGCTGGCCGACGCCGGCCTCGACACCGTCCCCGGCACCGCCGCCGAGATTCTCGTCGACGAAGTCCGGGACGTCATCTGCCCCGGCAAGATGGTCACCGACGAGTGGGTCGCCGCGATGGAGGCCGCCGCCGACGCCGGCCTCCCGATGACCGCGACCATCATGTACGGGCACGTCGAGAACGCCGCCCACCGAATCCAGCACCTCGACGTGGTCCGCGACCTCCAGGACCGCACCGACAACATCACCGAGTTCGTCCCGCTGTCGTTCGTCCACGAGCAGACGCCGCTGTACGAGCGCGGCGTCGTCGACTCGGGTGCCAGCGACGCCGAGGACGAACTCATGGTCGCGGTCTCCCGCCTGTTCCTCGACAACGTCGACCACATCCAGTCATCGTGGGTGAAGTTCGGGGACGCGAAGGGACTCAAGCTACTCAACTGCGGTGCCGACGACTTCATGGGCACCATCCTCAGCGAGGAAATCACGAAGCGCGCCGGCGGCCAGCACGGCGAGTTCCGGTCGGTCGCGGACTACGCGGAGATGATCTCCGCCATCGGCCGCACGCCCGTCGAGCGCTCCACGGACTACACCGAGCGCCGCGTCCTCGACCCCGACGCCGATACCCT
- a CDS encoding phosphoribosylaminoimidazolesuccinocarboxamide synthase, with protein MASVKDLRVESTPARDALGRGVFEFSDRYSVFDWGEMPDHVPGKGASLCTMGAFNFELLEAEGIPTHYRGVRTPDGDTVPLADAPEAPTEMVVGLTQVPDLPFTDGEYDYDHYHEAAGENYLVPLEVVFRNSVPVGSSLRSRCAPTDVGLDASEWPDEPVDLPDTVVEFSTKYEEQDRYLSKSEADRVAGTADVAELDALARRVNEAVTERAAETGFVHEDGKIECLYVDGEVRVADVAGTFDENRFRFDGREVSKEAVRQFYKRSDPEWVDAVKDAKRAADERGVADWKSLCEPSPDPLPPEILQAAADLYAAGANRYTGHEWFDAPPLGDALDAFE; from the coding sequence ATGGCGAGCGTCAAGGACCTCCGCGTCGAGTCGACACCCGCCCGCGACGCGCTCGGCCGGGGCGTCTTCGAGTTCAGCGACCGGTACTCCGTTTTCGACTGGGGCGAGATGCCCGACCACGTCCCGGGGAAGGGTGCGAGCCTCTGCACTATGGGCGCGTTCAACTTCGAACTCCTCGAAGCCGAGGGGATTCCGACGCACTACCGAGGAGTCCGGACGCCCGACGGCGACACCGTCCCCCTCGCGGACGCGCCCGAGGCACCGACCGAGATGGTGGTCGGACTCACGCAGGTCCCCGACCTCCCCTTCACGGACGGCGAGTACGACTACGACCACTACCACGAGGCCGCCGGCGAGAACTACCTCGTGCCGCTGGAGGTCGTCTTCCGGAACAGCGTCCCCGTCGGCTCCAGTCTGCGCTCGCGCTGTGCCCCCACAGACGTCGGCCTCGACGCGAGCGAGTGGCCCGACGAGCCCGTCGACCTGCCGGACACCGTCGTGGAGTTCTCGACGAAGTACGAGGAGCAGGACCGTTACCTCTCGAAGTCCGAGGCCGACCGGGTGGCGGGCACGGCCGACGTCGCCGAACTGGACGCGCTCGCCCGGCGCGTGAACGAGGCCGTCACGGAGCGCGCCGCCGAGACCGGGTTCGTCCACGAGGACGGCAAAATCGAGTGCCTGTACGTCGACGGCGAGGTGCGGGTCGCGGACGTCGCCGGGACGTTCGACGAGAACCGCTTCCGGTTCGACGGCCGCGAGGTCTCGAAGGAGGCCGTGCGGCAGTTCTACAAGCGCTCGGACCCCGAGTGGGTCGACGCCGTCAAAGACGCGAAGCGGGCGGCGGACGAGCGCGGCGTCGCCGACTGGAAGTCACTCTGTGAGCCGTCCCCCGACCCGCTGCCGCCGGAGATTCTGCAGGCCGCGGCGGACCTGTACGCCGCGGGCGCGAACCGCTACACGGGCCACGAGTGGTTCGACGCGCCGCCGCTCGGCGACGCGCTCGACGCCTTCGAGTGA
- a CDS encoding VanZ family protein, whose translation MRRRWAVVAVAVSVLVLATSLVPVPDGDSVPTGADKLVHAVGYAAIAFAATRAVEDPGRRALVAVVVAVTGFGASVEVVQPLAGRTASVTDALANLAGAVLGALAARVSRSR comes from the coding sequence ATGCGGCGGCGGTGGGCCGTCGTCGCGGTCGCGGTGTCCGTCCTCGTGCTCGCCACGTCGCTGGTCCCGGTTCCAGACGGAGACAGCGTTCCCACTGGGGCGGACAAGCTCGTCCACGCTGTCGGCTACGCGGCAATCGCGTTCGCCGCGACGCGCGCCGTCGAGGACCCCGGCCGGCGAGCGCTCGTCGCCGTGGTCGTCGCCGTGACCGGGTTCGGCGCGAGTGTCGAGGTCGTGCAGCCGCTCGCCGGCCGAACGGCGAGCGTCACGGACGCGCTCGCGAACCTCGCCGGCGCTGTACTGGGTGCGCTCGCGGCCCGCGTCAGTCGAAGCCGCTGA